Proteins encoded in a region of the Phocoena phocoena chromosome X, mPhoPho1.1, whole genome shotgun sequence genome:
- the GLOD5 gene encoding LOW QUALITY PROTEIN: glyoxalase domain-containing protein 5 (The sequence of the model RefSeq protein was modified relative to this genomic sequence to represent the inferred CDS: inserted 4 bases in 2 codons), with product MLRHLPSRLPARMWSRISEKQSWRDNSQTPSLCLIHKLDHIVMTVKSIKDTSMFYSKNLGMEVMTFKGDRKAXCLGDQKFNLHEVGKEFEPKAAHPVPGSLDICLITXPLKEMVQHLAACDVPIEEGPVPRMGEKGGKSMSIYFQDPDRNLTEVSNYISL from the exons ATGCTGCGCCATCTGCCCTCCAGGCTGCCAGCCAGGATGTGGAGCAGGATTTCGGAGAAGCAG tcaTGGAGGGACAACAGTCAGACCCCTTCCCTGTGTCTTATCCACAAACTTGACCACATTGTGATGACAGTAAAGAGCATCAAAGACACctctatgttttattctaagaacCTGGGCATGGAGGTCATGACTTTCAAG GGAGACCGGAAAGC TTGTTTGGGAGACCAGAAATTTAACCTCCATGAGGTGGGAAAGGAATTTGAACCCAAAGCCGCTCACCCAGTCCCTGGCTCCCTGGATATATGCTTGATCAC GCCTTTGAAGGAAATGGTCCAGCACCTCGCG GCTTGTGATGTCCCCATTGAGGAGGGTCCAGTCCCCAGAATGGGGGAAAAAGGGGGCAAAAGTATGTCCATCTACTTCCAAGACCCTGACAGAAACCTCACTGAGGTGTCCAACTACATCTCCTTGTGA